The following DNA comes from Gammaproteobacteria bacterium.
GCTCGCGCATCAGCATGTCGTCGCAGGTGATGAACGGCTCGCACTCGACGCCGTTCAGGATCAGCGTCTTGATCGACTTGTGGTGGCCGGGGTTGAGCTTGATGTAGGAGGGAAACCCGGCGCCGCCGAGGCCGACGATGCCGGCCTCGCGGATGATGTTGCGCAGGGCGCTCGGCGCGAGCTCGCGGTAGTTCTCCACCGGCAGGCGCTCCGCCCAGCGGTCCTCGCCGTCGGGCTCGATGACGATGCAGGGGGCGGACAGTCCGGAGGGGTGGGGGATCGGCGCCTCGCCGATCCCCGTCACCACGCCCGAGCTCGAGGCATGCACCGGGGCGCTGACGTAGCCGCTGGCATGGGCGATCAGCTGTCCCTTCAGCACGCGCTCGCCCGCCTTGACCACCGGCTCCGCCGGCTCGCCGATGTGCTGGTGCAGCGGCAGCACCAGACGCTGCGGCAGGCGCTGCGGCTGGATCGGCAGATGGGTCGATACGACCTTGTGCTGTGCAGGGTGGATGCCGCCGTGGAATGACCACAGGCGGCGCTTGATGGCCCCCGTCACGACGCCTGTCCCGCCGTCTTCTGTTCGGGGTAGGGCCACTTCCAGATCTGGATATTCTGCTTGACGGGCACCATGTCGATGCAGTCGACCGGGCAGGGCGGCACGCACAGGTTGCAGCCCGTGCACTCCTCCGCGATCACCGTGTGCATGTGTTTCGCCGCGCCGACGATGGCGTCCACCGGGCAGGCCTGGATGCACAGCGTGCAGCCGATGCAGCGCGCCTCGTCGATGATCGCCACGGTCTTGGGTTTCTCCTGGCCGTTCTCCGGATTGAGCGGCTTGGGATCGCGGTCGAGCAGGTCGGCCAGCGCCAGGATGGTGGCCTCGCCGCCGGGCGGGCACTGGTTGATGTCGGCCTTGCCGCCGGCGATCGCCTCGGCGTAGGGGCGGCAGCCCGGGAAGCCGCACTGGCCGCACTGCGTCTGCGGCAGCAGCGCGTCGATGCGGTCGACCAGCGGATCGCCCTCCACCTTGAAGCGGATGGCGGCGTAGCCCAGGGTGAGGCCGAATACGACCGCGAGGACGCTGAGGGCGATGATGGCGGCGAGCATGCGCGCCTACTCCCTGATCAGCCCGGTGAAGCCCATGAACGCCAGCGCCATGAGGCCGGCAGTGATGAGCGCGATGGGCGGACCGCGGAAGGAGAACGGGATGTCCGCCACCGCGATGCGTTCGCGCATGGCGGCGAACAGGACCAGGACCATGGAGAAGCCGACCGAGGCCCCGAAGCCGTAGACGGCGGATTCCAGGAAACCGTATTCCTGCTTCACGTTGAGCAGGGCGACGCCGAGCACCGCGCAGTTGGTGGTGATGAGCGGCAGGAAGATGCCAAGCACCTGGTACAGCAGCGGGCTGGTCTTGTGGATCACCATCTCGGTGAACTGCACCACGGCGGCGATCACCAGTATGAAGGTGATGGTGCGCAGGTATTCCAGCCCCAGCGGCGCGAGCAGGTAGGTGTCGGCCAGGTAGCTGCACACCGAGGACAGGGTGAGCACGAAGGTGGTAGCAAGTCCCATCCCCACGGCGGTCTCGAGCTTGCGCGACACCCCCATGAACGGGCACAGGCCGAGGAACTTGGTCAGGACGAAGTTGTTGACCAGTACGGTGCTGACGAGGATGAGGACGTACTCGGTCATGGCGGAGGGAGGAGGATCGACGCTGACTTCATCGGTGTGTGCATTTTATCTGATCTCGGAAGGGCCCGTTAATCGAATATGCATATAATCCAGGCGAAGACCGCTATAAATTCCCGTTATAAGACTGTGGCCGCTGCGTGTTGAATCCGTCCGGTCGATTCCGCCCGCCAGGTCTCCGTCGTCCTATTTCACCCGCATGCCGGCCTGCGCGCCCGCGTCGGGCTGGATCAGCCACAGGTCCTTTCCGCCCGGTCCTGCCGCCAGCACCATGCCCTCGGATACGCCGAAGCGCATCTTGCGCGGGGCGAGGTTGGCGACCACGACGGTGTGGCGTCCGATCAGTTCGGCTGCCGGGTACTTTCCCTTGATCCCCG
Coding sequences within:
- the rsxB gene encoding electron transport complex subunit RsxB — its product is MLAAIIALSVLAVVFGLTLGYAAIRFKVEGDPLVDRIDALLPQTQCGQCGFPGCRPYAEAIAGGKADINQCPPGGEATILALADLLDRDPKPLNPENGQEKPKTVAIIDEARCIGCTLCIQACPVDAIVGAAKHMHTVIAEECTGCNLCVPPCPVDCIDMVPVKQNIQIWKWPYPEQKTAGQAS
- the rsxA gene encoding electron transport complex subunit RsxA — its product is MTEYVLILVSTVLVNNFVLTKFLGLCPFMGVSRKLETAVGMGLATTFVLTLSSVCSYLADTYLLAPLGLEYLRTITFILVIAAVVQFTEMVIHKTSPLLYQVLGIFLPLITTNCAVLGVALLNVKQEYGFLESAVYGFGASVGFSMVLVLFAAMRERIAVADIPFSFRGPPIALITAGLMALAFMGFTGLIRE